The Streptomyces achromogenes genome window below encodes:
- the rarD gene encoding EamA family transporter RarD, whose protein sequence is MAGTSKSEGRIGLLNGFAAYGMWGLVPLFWPLLKPAGATEILAHRMVWSLAFVGVALLVVRRWAWAGELLRQPRRLALVVVAAAVITVNWGVYIWAVNSGHVVEASLGYFINPLVTIAMGVLILKERLRPAQWVAVGVGFAAVLVLTIGYGHPPWISLCLAFSFATYGLVKKKVNLGGVESLTAETAVQFLPALAYLIWLSVHGHATFATEGTGHAALLASTGVVTALPLVCFGAAAIRVPLSTLGLLQYLAPVFQFLLGVVYFDEAMPPERWAGFGLVWLALVLLTADAWRFARRPKRHVEVTEASMATPAPADA, encoded by the coding sequence GTGGCCGGGACGTCGAAGAGCGAGGGCCGGATAGGTCTGCTGAACGGCTTCGCGGCGTACGGGATGTGGGGCCTCGTGCCGCTCTTCTGGCCGCTGCTCAAACCGGCCGGGGCGACCGAGATCCTCGCCCACCGCATGGTGTGGTCCCTCGCCTTCGTCGGCGTGGCGCTGCTCGTGGTGCGACGCTGGGCGTGGGCCGGAGAGCTGCTGCGGCAGCCCCGTCGGCTGGCGCTCGTGGTGGTCGCCGCGGCCGTCATCACCGTGAACTGGGGCGTCTACATCTGGGCCGTCAACAGCGGCCACGTGGTCGAGGCGTCCCTCGGGTACTTCATCAACCCGCTGGTCACCATCGCCATGGGGGTGCTGATCCTCAAGGAACGGCTGCGGCCCGCGCAGTGGGTGGCGGTCGGCGTCGGCTTCGCGGCGGTGCTGGTGCTGACCATCGGCTACGGCCACCCGCCGTGGATCTCCCTCTGCCTCGCCTTCTCGTTCGCCACCTACGGGCTGGTGAAGAAGAAGGTCAACCTCGGCGGGGTCGAGTCGCTGACCGCCGAGACCGCCGTCCAGTTCCTGCCCGCGCTGGCCTACCTGATCTGGCTTTCCGTGCACGGCCACGCCACCTTCGCGACGGAGGGCACGGGGCACGCGGCGCTCCTCGCCTCCACCGGTGTCGTCACCGCCCTCCCCCTCGTCTGCTTCGGCGCGGCGGCGATCCGCGTGCCGCTGTCCACGCTGGGTCTGCTGCAGTACCTGGCCCCCGTCTTCCAGTTCCTGCTCGGCGTCGTCTACTTCGACGAGGCGATGCCGCCCGAGCGCTGGGCCGGCTTCGGCCTGGTCTGGCTCGCGCTGGTGCTGCTCACGGCGGACGCGTGGCGCTTCGCGCGCCGCCCGAAGAGGCACGTCGAGGTGACCGAGGCGTCGATGGCGACACCCGCCCCCGCGGACGCCTGA
- a CDS encoding ABC transporter permease: MSRAETEPVDDDHRPRSAESDPSGQEPAASRFPSEIRSPSRTRSPSETRSPSPSRSPSQTRSPSRSRTPARLPSRPRSWTWTLGLFRSELLTTFRRWRTLALLGVLASVPVLVGIAVRLETGDGGPGGPGGGGGGGGGPAFIAQVTNNGLFLVFTALAVTLPFFLPMAIGVIAGDAIAGEANAGTLRYLLVAPAGRSRLLLAKYATVMTFCLVATLVVALSALTVGALLFPLGDLTTISGTRIGFGDGLLRALLIAVVVALSLTGVAALGLFVSTLTGSGIAAMATTVGLLITVQILDQIPQLDALQPYFFSHYWLSFADLMREPVYWDDLQKNLGLQALYAAFFGSAAWARFTTKDVTA, from the coding sequence ATGTCGCGGGCTGAAACGGAACCGGTGGACGACGACCACCGCCCCCGCTCCGCGGAAAGCGACCCGTCCGGCCAGGAGCCGGCAGCGAGCCGTTTCCCGTCCGAGATCCGCTCCCCTTCCCGGACGCGTTCCCCGTCCGAGACCCGCTCCCCTTCCCCCAGCCGTTCCCCCTCCCAGACCCGTTCGCCGTCCCGGAGCCGGACCCCTGCCCGGCTTCCGTCCCGGCCGCGTTCGTGGACCTGGACGCTCGGACTGTTCCGCAGCGAACTGCTGACGACCTTCCGGCGCTGGCGCACCCTCGCCCTGCTGGGCGTGCTGGCGTCCGTGCCGGTCCTGGTCGGGATCGCCGTGCGGCTCGAGACGGGCGACGGCGGGCCGGGCGGCCCCGGCGGCGGGGGAGGGGGTGGCGGCGGACCCGCGTTCATCGCGCAGGTCACCAACAACGGCCTGTTCCTGGTCTTCACCGCGCTGGCCGTGACCCTGCCGTTCTTCCTGCCCATGGCGATCGGCGTCATCGCGGGCGACGCGATCGCCGGCGAGGCGAACGCGGGCACCCTGCGCTACCTCCTGGTCGCCCCGGCCGGCCGCTCCCGCCTCCTGCTGGCCAAGTACGCGACCGTCATGACCTTCTGCCTCGTCGCCACCCTCGTGGTCGCGCTCTCGGCGCTGACGGTCGGGGCGCTGCTCTTCCCGCTCGGCGATCTGACCACGATCTCCGGTACCCGGATCGGCTTCGGGGACGGACTGCTTCGGGCGCTGCTGATCGCCGTGGTCGTCGCCCTCTCCCTGACCGGCGTGGCGGCGCTCGGCCTGTTCGTCTCGACGCTCACCGGCAGCGGCATCGCGGCGATGGCGACGACCGTCGGCCTGCTGATCACGGTCCAGATCCTCGACCAGATCCCCCAGCTCGACGCGCTCCAGCCGTACTTCTTCTCGCACTACTGGCTGTCCTTCGCCGACCTCATGCGCGAGCCGGTCTACTGGGACGACCTGCAGAAGAACCTCGGCCTCCAGGCGCTGTACGCGGCGTTCTTCGGCTCGGCGGCCTGGGCGCGCTTCACGACGAAGGACGTCACCGCGTAG
- a CDS encoding VOC family protein — MTQTPASSSSAASPTSPASESEAASAAAPPTPVHWKLVIDAADPHAQADFWAAALHYTAEDNAALIERLLETGALPGAATVEFHGRSAFRDLIAVRHPDDPYDPDSGTGLGRRLLFQRVPEAKTAKNRLHLDLHPGARRRAEEVTRLTALGASVLREVKEPSGEWVVMADPEGNEFCVQ; from the coding sequence ATGACGCAGACACCCGCATCGTCGTCCTCCGCCGCATCCCCGACCTCCCCCGCCTCGGAGTCCGAGGCCGCCTCCGCGGCCGCGCCGCCCACGCCCGTGCACTGGAAGCTCGTGATCGACGCCGCCGACCCGCACGCGCAGGCCGACTTCTGGGCCGCGGCGCTGCACTACACGGCCGAGGACAACGCCGCTCTCATCGAGCGGTTGCTGGAGACGGGCGCGCTGCCGGGCGCGGCGACGGTGGAGTTCCACGGCCGGTCCGCCTTCCGGGACCTGATCGCCGTGCGCCACCCCGACGACCCGTACGACCCCGACAGCGGCACCGGACTCGGACGGCGGCTGCTGTTCCAGCGGGTTCCGGAGGCCAAGACGGCGAAAAACCGGCTCCATCTGGATCTGCACCCCGGTGCGCGGCGGCGGGCCGAGGAGGTGACGCGGCTGACGGCGCTGGGGGCGAGCGTGCTGCGGGAGGTCAAGGAGCCGTCCGGTGAGTGGGTGGTCATGGCCGACCCCGAGGGGAACGAGTTCTGCGTGCAATAG
- a CDS encoding DUF6668 family protein: MWTTDGQRGPDIWIRGPVPAPDPVPPPHPPVATPRRFSWVATHGGAGSTTLAAVYGGHDCGRGWPGAGDPPSVLLVARTHATGLESALRALEAFRRGGAPQGLDLDAVVIVADAPGRLPRPLVQRVREIESVIDVYRVPWVADWRLGDLAGGPPRETQPLSRLTGAAAGRAR, encoded by the coding sequence ATGTGGACGACGGACGGGCAACGGGGGCCGGACATCTGGATCCGCGGGCCGGTGCCCGCACCGGACCCGGTGCCGCCGCCCCACCCCCCTGTCGCCACGCCCCGGCGCTTCTCCTGGGTCGCCACGCACGGCGGGGCCGGCAGCACGACGCTCGCGGCGGTCTACGGCGGCCACGACTGCGGGCGCGGGTGGCCCGGCGCCGGCGATCCGCCGTCCGTCCTGCTGGTCGCCCGCACCCATGCGACGGGGCTGGAGTCCGCCCTGCGCGCGCTGGAGGCGTTCCGACGCGGGGGCGCCCCGCAGGGGCTCGACCTGGACGCGGTGGTTATCGTCGCGGACGCGCCGGGACGGCTGCCGCGGCCGCTCGTCCAGCGGGTTCGGGAGATCGAATCGGTCATCGACGTCTACCGCGTGCCGTGGGTGGCGGACTGGCGGCTCGGCGACCTGGCCGGCGGCCCGCCGCGCGAGACCCAGCCGCTGTCCCGCCTCACCGGGGCGGCGGCCGGACGGGCCCGCTGA
- a CDS encoding SDR family oxidoreductase: MSIVVTGATGNLGRHVVEQLLEKVPAEQITAVVRDEARAADLAARGVRLAVADYNAPESFDGLFAAGDKVLLISGNEFDKGRVGQHKVVIDAAKAAGVALLAYTSALGSLTAALADDHKGTETALLASGLPYSLLRNGWYNENYTEQLAPVLQTGAVTQAAGEGRVASAARADYAAAAVAVLTGEGHENTTYELSGDTAWSFAEYAAELSRQTGREIAYNAVSVDDFVGILTTHAGLPGPLAAILGGVEASIAKGELAGTSGDLSRLTGRSTTPIADSIAVALKG, from the coding sequence ATGAGCATCGTCGTCACCGGAGCCACCGGAAACCTCGGCCGTCACGTCGTCGAGCAGCTGCTGGAGAAGGTTCCCGCAGAGCAGATCACCGCCGTCGTGCGCGACGAGGCCAGGGCCGCCGACCTCGCCGCCCGCGGCGTCAGGCTCGCCGTCGCCGACTACAACGCGCCCGAGTCCTTCGACGGCCTCTTCGCCGCCGGCGACAAGGTGCTCCTCATCTCCGGCAACGAGTTCGACAAGGGTCGCGTCGGCCAGCACAAGGTCGTCATCGACGCCGCGAAGGCCGCGGGAGTCGCCCTCCTCGCCTACACCAGCGCCCTCGGCTCGCTGACCGCCGCCCTCGCCGACGACCACAAGGGCACGGAGACGGCTCTCCTCGCGTCCGGCCTCCCCTACTCGCTGCTGCGCAACGGCTGGTACAACGAGAACTACACCGAGCAGCTGGCCCCCGTGCTGCAGACCGGCGCGGTCACCCAGGCCGCCGGCGAGGGCCGCGTCGCCTCCGCCGCCCGGGCCGACTACGCCGCCGCCGCGGTGGCCGTCCTCACCGGCGAGGGGCACGAGAACACGACGTACGAGCTGAGCGGCGACACCGCCTGGAGCTTCGCCGAGTACGCGGCCGAGCTGAGCCGGCAGACCGGACGGGAGATCGCCTACAACGCGGTCTCGGTCGACGACTTCGTCGGCATCCTGACGACCCACGCCGGACTCCCGGGCCCGCTCGCCGCGATCCTGGGCGGCGTGGAGGCGTCCATCGCGAAGGGCGAGCTGGCCGGCACCAGCGGCGACCTGTCCCGGCTGACCGGACGTTCCACCACCCCGATAGCCGACTCGATCGCGGTCGCGCTCAAGGGCTGA
- a CDS encoding amidase family protein — protein MRAAGPWEWPAAVELAGAVRAGRLTAVDVVGEALGRIAAADRSLCAFAEVWEERARAAARETDARIAAGERLPLAGVPIGAKGRYGLRSAGPLIAAGCVPVGATAVPGAETPWQTWGLGAHGRTVNPWRADRTPGGSSAGAAAAVAAGLVPLATGSDGAGSVRIPAAWCGVIGLKTTNARRPPGEREQDHEHEYEREQEQEQKRERGRTGGRSGDRTGLAAPGVIVRYAADAAAYWRITARETATEMTERANPDPPVAAFSPDLGFAGPDPEPVALARAAATRLAAAGIVRLPPSVTPPRLEDPAAAWLALRTPGADRGPAERVRAANDRLLAAFFARADLLLTPTTPNPAHGHEGPGDRFSTALTWAFNLSGHPATSLPAGIGEDGCPLGLQMIAAHGGEATLLDAARAAESRHLLS, from the coding sequence ATGAGGGCGGCCGGCCCCTGGGAGTGGCCTGCGGCCGTGGAGCTCGCCGGGGCGGTGCGGGCCGGGCGGCTCACGGCGGTGGACGTCGTCGGCGAGGCGCTCGGCCGGATCGCCGCGGCCGACCGTTCCCTGTGCGCGTTCGCCGAGGTGTGGGAGGAACGGGCCCGTGCAGCGGCGCGTGAGACAGACGCGCGGATCGCGGCGGGCGAGCGGCTGCCGCTGGCCGGGGTGCCCATCGGCGCGAAGGGGCGGTACGGGCTGCGTTCGGCGGGCCCGCTGATCGCCGCCGGCTGTGTGCCGGTGGGGGCGACCGCCGTGCCCGGCGCGGAAACGCCCTGGCAGACGTGGGGACTCGGCGCCCACGGCCGGACGGTCAATCCCTGGCGTGCCGACCGCACGCCCGGCGGCTCCTCGGCGGGCGCGGCGGCAGCGGTGGCCGCCGGCCTCGTCCCGCTGGCGACCGGCAGCGACGGCGCGGGCTCGGTGCGCATCCCGGCCGCGTGGTGCGGGGTGATCGGCCTGAAGACCACGAACGCCCGTCGACCGCCCGGGGAGCGGGAACAGGACCACGAGCACGAGTACGAGCGGGAACAGGAGCAAGAGCAGAAACGGGAGCGGGGGCGGACGGGAGGGCGGTCCGGGGACCGTACGGGGCTGGCGGCGCCCGGTGTGATCGTCCGGTACGCGGCGGACGCCGCGGCGTACTGGCGGATCACGGCCCGGGAAACCGCTACAGAAATGACCGAAAGAGCGAACCCCGATCCGCCCGTCGCCGCCTTCTCCCCCGATCTGGGCTTCGCCGGCCCCGACCCCGAGCCGGTCGCCCTGGCCCGGGCCGCCGCGACGCGTCTCGCCGCGGCCGGAATCGTACGGCTGCCGCCCTCAGTGACCCCGCCGCGCCTGGAGGACCCCGCTGCGGCCTGGCTGGCGCTGCGCACCCCCGGCGCGGACCGCGGCCCCGCCGAACGCGTCCGTGCGGCGAACGACCGGCTGCTGGCCGCGTTCTTCGCACGGGCGGACCTGCTGCTGACGCCCACCACCCCGAACCCCGCGCACGGTCACGAGGGCCCGGGTGACCGGTTTTCGACGGCGCTCACCTGGGCGTTCAACCTGAGCGGTCATCCGGCGACCAGTCTCCCCGCGGGGATCGGCGAGGACGGCTGTCCGCTGGGACTCCAGATGATCGCGGCCCACGGCGGCGAGGCGACGCTGCTGGACGCCGCCCGGGCCGCCGAGAGCCGGCACCTCCTGAGCTGA
- a CDS encoding winged helix-turn-helix transcriptional regulator, whose protein sequence is MAVSTQRADDTMCPHRLVLEHLTSRWGVLVLIRLLDRSYRFSELRRAIGRVSEKMLTQTLQTLERDGLVHRDAKPVIPPRVDYSLTDLGREAAEQVRALADWTHRRMPDVEQARRTYDEARDHRSRAR, encoded by the coding sequence ATGGCAGTAAGCACCCAGAGGGCCGACGACACGATGTGCCCGCACCGGCTGGTCCTGGAGCACCTCACCAGCCGCTGGGGCGTCCTCGTGCTGATCCGCCTCCTCGACCGCTCGTACCGGTTCAGCGAACTGCGCCGGGCGATCGGGCGGGTCAGCGAGAAGATGCTGACCCAGACCCTGCAGACCCTTGAGCGGGACGGCCTGGTCCACCGCGACGCCAAGCCGGTGATCCCGCCCCGCGTCGACTACTCCCTCACCGACCTCGGCAGGGAGGCCGCGGAGCAGGTGCGCGCACTGGCCGACTGGACGCACCGGCGCATGCCCGACGTGGAGCAGGCCCGCCGGACATACGACGAGGCCCGGGACCACAGGTCCCGGGCCCGCTAG
- a CDS encoding flavodoxin family protein, giving the protein MTRRNVLFVLGSSRPDGNTESLARAAAEQLPSDAEQTWISLAEHPLPDFADQRHDIDHVRPTEGSAALLLDATLAATDIVIASPLYWYSVSAQTKRYLDHWSGWLRTPGLGFETTLAGRTLWGVTVLADEQPSVADPLVGTLRNSAAYLGMRFGGVLLGNGSKPGDVLNDTDALARAKTFFAQDAPLARFPYETR; this is encoded by the coding sequence ATGACACGCCGCAACGTCCTTTTCGTGCTGGGCAGCAGCCGTCCCGACGGCAACACCGAGTCGCTGGCCCGCGCGGCAGCCGAGCAGTTGCCGTCCGACGCGGAGCAGACATGGATCAGCCTCGCCGAGCACCCCCTGCCCGACTTCGCCGACCAGCGCCACGACATCGACCACGTCCGCCCGACCGAGGGCAGCGCCGCCCTGCTGCTCGACGCCACGCTCGCCGCGACGGACATCGTGATCGCGTCCCCGCTGTACTGGTACTCGGTCTCCGCGCAGACCAAGCGCTATCTCGACCACTGGTCGGGCTGGCTGCGCACCCCCGGCCTCGGTTTCGAGACGACGCTGGCCGGGCGCACCCTGTGGGGCGTCACCGTGCTGGCCGACGAACAGCCCTCGGTCGCCGACCCGCTCGTCGGCACGCTCCGCAACTCGGCCGCGTACCTGGGGATGCGCTTCGGCGGGGTGCTGCTCGGCAACGGCAGCAAGCCCGGCGACGTCCTGAACGACACCGACGCGCTGGCACGGGCGAAGACCTTCTTCGCACAGGACGCCCCGCTCGCCCGCTTCCCCTACGAGACCCGCTGA
- a CDS encoding tetratricopeptide repeat protein, which produces MSRLSREKKREQKHAGPPAAVVAPLDVHVRGGAGGTATIGGVPVAAVDGEEIQRAVLGHLHRIALATGHSVLATVHDERIGYVVPLRVDPDGSSHFTAEPLRTPAPPVPAAQAHAPAPAPAPPLATPAHAPAPPLTAPPVVSEDTQATSRGGAASSSVSGSSTSSSSASSSSASSVSEPGSPAPFVSAPVSSAPVAPAAPAAPAVVQEGRPSEPRRDSATHLLRPVSEPVRDVTPTFPLPTVPEAEAVVARTPVSYPDPAPTYALRVVPEPVPESAPEPQGATSSWPDSGEFPGDVPAPGTVAAPTGVFGPPPAMDEQPNPEAASPAPTALPAPALTPPPAPNPPSVPIPLPLPVSAPPSTLTSTPSPTPLVPEGLISVSGLDPDLKPTPARGFDAVAEAVLGDDPRTLQGDGGAPALLAEPIARINEAVRAGRTDVATELAERTVLEASGTLGPEHPEVLRLRELSAYIAYLSGDPLRAFHLSLELAGIHRRAGDGEGAYGNVQSAAAAWRAVRDPFQGLNLGTELLGLWTELTAEEGPAADDVEELESARARMLRLAARARRSGG; this is translated from the coding sequence ATGTCTCGACTCAGCCGCGAGAAGAAGCGGGAACAGAAGCACGCCGGCCCCCCGGCCGCCGTGGTGGCGCCGCTCGACGTCCATGTGCGCGGGGGCGCGGGCGGCACGGCGACGATAGGGGGTGTGCCGGTCGCGGCGGTCGACGGCGAGGAGATCCAGCGCGCCGTCCTCGGCCACCTGCACCGCATCGCCCTCGCCACCGGCCACTCGGTCCTCGCCACCGTCCACGACGAACGCATCGGTTACGTCGTCCCCCTGCGCGTGGACCCGGACGGCTCCAGCCACTTCACGGCGGAGCCCCTGCGCACACCGGCGCCCCCGGTCCCGGCGGCCCAGGCACATGCCCCGGCGCCTGCCCCGGCTCCGCCGCTCGCGACTCCGGCCCATGCCCCGGCTCCGCCGCTCACGGCTCCGCCGGTCGTGTCCGAGGACACCCAGGCGACGTCGCGGGGCGGAGCCGCAAGCTCGTCGGTCTCTGGCTCGTCGACATCGAGCTCTTCGGCTTCGAGCTCTTCGGCCTCGAGCGTGTCGGAGCCGGGCTCGCCGGCCCCGTTCGTCTCCGCTCCGGTGAGTTCCGCGCCGGTCGCGCCCGCCGCCCCGGCCGCACCCGCCGTCGTCCAGGAGGGACGGCCGTCCGAGCCCCGGCGGGACAGTGCCACGCACCTCCTGCGCCCGGTGTCCGAGCCGGTGCGGGACGTCACCCCCACGTTCCCCCTGCCCACGGTGCCCGAGGCGGAGGCGGTGGTGGCGCGGACGCCGGTCTCGTACCCGGACCCGGCCCCCACGTACGCACTCCGGGTCGTACCGGAGCCGGTCCCTGAGTCGGCCCCGGAGCCGCAAGGCGCGACGAGTTCCTGGCCGGACTCCGGGGAATTCCCGGGCGACGTTCCGGCACCCGGCACGGTCGCCGCCCCGACCGGCGTGTTCGGCCCGCCCCCGGCGATGGACGAGCAGCCGAACCCGGAAGCCGCGAGCCCGGCCCCGACCGCGCTCCCGGCCCCGGCCCTGACACCGCCCCCGGCACCGAACCCGCCCTCGGTCCCGATTCCGCTCCCGCTTCCCGTCTCCGCCCCTCCCTCCACCCTCACCTCGACCCCCAGCCCCACGCCGCTCGTCCCCGAGGGGCTCATCTCCGTCTCGGGCCTGGATCCCGACCTCAAACCCACCCCCGCCCGGGGCTTCGACGCGGTCGCGGAGGCGGTGCTCGGGGACGACCCCCGCACCCTCCAGGGAGACGGCGGAGCGCCCGCGCTCCTCGCCGAGCCGATCGCCCGGATCAACGAGGCCGTACGGGCGGGCCGGACGGACGTCGCGACCGAACTCGCGGAGCGGACCGTGCTGGAGGCGTCCGGGACGCTGGGGCCGGAGCACCCCGAAGTGCTCCGGCTGCGCGAACTCAGCGCCTACATCGCCTACTTGTCAGGTGACCCGCTGCGGGCCTTCCATCTCTCCCTCGAACTGGCCGGCATCCACCGCCGGGCCGGGGACGGGGAGGGCGCGTACGGCAACGTCCAGAGCGCGGCCGCGGCCTGGCGTGCCGTGCGCGACCCCTTCCAGGGCCTCAACCTGGGGACGGAACTCCTCGGCCTGTGGACGGAGCTCACCGCCGAGGAGGGCCCCGCCGCGGACGACGTCGAGGAGCTGGAGTCGGCCCGCGCGCGCATGCTCCGGCTGGCCGCACGCGCCCGCAGGTCGGGCGGGTAG
- a CDS encoding 2-oxoacid:ferredoxin oxidoreductase subunit beta gives MTETSTHRPGGTPEALTLVPKAEARQSMKDFKSDQEVRWCPGCGDYAILAAVQGFMPELGLARENIVFVSGIGCSSRFPYYMNTYGMHSIHGRAPAIATGLASSRRDLSVWVVTGDGDALSIGGNHLIHALRRNVNLKILLFNNRIYGLTKGQYSPTSEVGKITKSTPMGSLDSPFNPVSLAIGAEASFVARTVDSDRKHLTEVLRQAAAHPGTALVEIYQNCNIFNDGAFDALKDRETAEEAVIRLEHRQPIRFGAGLAKGVVRDPATGDLEVVAVTPENEADVLVHDAHATSPTTAFALSRLADPDTLHHTPIGVLRSVERPVYDTQMADQLDTAVEQHGKGDLAALLAGGDTWTVAG, from the coding sequence ATGACTGAGACGTCGACACACCGCCCCGGCGGCACCCCCGAGGCGCTCACCCTCGTGCCCAAGGCCGAGGCCCGGCAGTCCATGAAGGACTTCAAGTCGGACCAGGAGGTCCGGTGGTGCCCGGGCTGCGGCGACTACGCGATCCTCGCCGCGGTGCAGGGCTTCATGCCGGAGCTGGGTCTGGCGCGGGAGAACATCGTCTTCGTCTCCGGGATCGGCTGCTCGTCGCGCTTCCCGTACTACATGAACACCTACGGGATGCACTCCATCCACGGCCGCGCCCCGGCCATCGCGACGGGCCTGGCCTCCTCGCGCAGGGACCTGTCGGTCTGGGTCGTGACCGGCGACGGCGACGCCCTGTCCATCGGCGGCAACCACCTCATCCACGCCCTGCGCCGCAACGTCAACCTCAAGATCCTGCTGTTCAACAACCGGATCTACGGCCTCACCAAGGGCCAGTACTCCCCTACCTCCGAAGTCGGCAAGATCACCAAGTCGACGCCGATGGGCTCCCTGGACTCACCCTTCAACCCGGTGTCCCTCGCCATCGGCGCGGAGGCATCCTTCGTCGCCCGCACCGTCGACTCCGACCGCAAGCACCTCACCGAGGTGCTGCGCCAGGCTGCCGCCCACCCCGGCACCGCGCTGGTCGAGATCTACCAGAACTGCAACATCTTCAACGACGGGGCGTTCGACGCCCTGAAGGACCGTGAGACCGCCGAGGAGGCGGTGATCCGGCTGGAACACCGGCAGCCCATCCGGTTCGGGGCAGGGCTGGCCAAGGGAGTCGTCCGCGACCCGGCGACCGGCGATCTGGAGGTGGTGGCGGTGACACCGGAGAACGAGGCCGACGTCCTGGTCCACGACGCGCACGCCACGTCCCCGACCACCGCCTTCGCCCTCTCCCGTCTCGCCGACCCCGACACCCTGCACCACACGCCCATCGGCGTGCTGCGCTCGGTGGAACGGCCCGTCTACGACACGCAGATGGCGGACCAGCTCGACACCGCCGTCGAGCAGCACGGCAAGGGCGACCTCGCCGCGCTGCTGGCGGGCGGCGACACCTGGACCGTCGCCGGCTGA
- a CDS encoding M28 family metallopeptidase has product MKLPVSGRAAAAGAASIVMLLTIGSTAGAAPAPGPAPLAAAPDIPVANVKAHLAQLQSIATANGGNRAHGRAGYKASLDYAKAKLDAAGYTTVVQQFTSSGRTGYNLIADWPGGDTGRVVMAGSHLDSVTAGAGINDNGSGSAAVLELALTVARTGYQPTKHLRFAWWGAEELGMVGSRYYVNNLSSTNRARISGYLNFDMIGSPNPGYFVYDDDPAIEKTFKDYFAGIGVPTEIETEGDGRSDHAPFKNAGVPVGGLFSGADYTKTAAQAAKWGGTAGRAFDRCYHSSCDTSANIDDTALNRNADAAAYAVWTLSS; this is encoded by the coding sequence ATGAAGCTCCCCGTCTCCGGCCGCGCGGCGGCCGCCGGCGCCGCCTCGATTGTCATGCTCCTGACCATAGGATCGACGGCGGGCGCGGCCCCCGCACCCGGGCCCGCCCCCCTCGCCGCCGCCCCCGACATCCCGGTGGCCAACGTCAAGGCGCACCTGGCCCAACTGCAGTCCATAGCCACCGCCAACGGCGGCAACCGCGCCCACGGCCGGGCCGGCTACAAGGCCTCGCTCGACTACGCGAAGGCCAAGCTGGACGCCGCCGGGTACACCACCGTCGTCCAGCAGTTCACGTCGTCCGGGCGCACCGGCTACAACCTGATCGCCGACTGGCCCGGCGGCGACACCGGCCGGGTCGTCATGGCCGGCTCCCACCTCGACAGCGTCACGGCGGGCGCGGGCATCAACGACAACGGCTCCGGATCGGCGGCTGTGCTGGAGCTCGCCCTGACCGTGGCCCGGACCGGCTACCAGCCGACCAAGCACCTGCGGTTCGCCTGGTGGGGCGCCGAGGAGCTGGGCATGGTCGGCTCCCGGTACTACGTCAACAACCTGTCCTCGACGAACCGCGCCCGAATCAGCGGCTACCTCAACTTCGACATGATCGGCTCGCCGAACCCGGGCTACTTCGTCTACGACGACGATCCGGCCATCGAGAAGACCTTCAAGGACTACTTCGCCGGCATCGGCGTGCCGACGGAGATCGAGACCGAGGGCGACGGCCGCTCCGACCACGCCCCCTTCAAGAACGCGGGCGTGCCGGTGGGCGGCCTGTTCAGCGGCGCCGACTACACCAAGACGGCGGCGCAGGCGGCCAAGTGGGGCGGCACGGCCGGCCGGGCCTTCGACCGCTGCTACCACTCGTCCTGCGACACCTCCGCCAACATCGACGACACGGCCCTGAACCGCAACGCGGACGCAGCCGCGTACGCGGTCTGGACGCTGTCCTCCTGA